The following nucleotide sequence is from Photobacterium gaetbulicola Gung47.
AGCGTGGTTGGCGCGATATTGGTTAAAGAGTACTGGAACCTATCTAATTTATTTGTTGATCCTCACTATCATCACCAAGGGATCGCTCGGCAGCTCATCAACGCTGCCCTTGAAGAATGCCGAGGGCGCTCCCCCAAGCAAGCAATCCTCCTCAATGCTTCGAGGTATGCCGTGAACTTCTATCAAAAGCTCGGCTTTGTCCCCAACGGGCCCGCTAGGGACTTACCCGGCGGTTGTTTTCCTTATATTTTTCGCTTTGAACCAGAGAAGAATTAACCTAACTTTTTCAACAAGTTAAATCAAATACGGTATAACATAAAAAGTCTATTTCTTAACAAAATTTATGGCGCTTTTTATTTCTTAAGCCTTTCTTAAGCCTTTCTTAAGTTTTCCCCTCTAATTTGAACACAACAGATAACGTTTAGGGTAAACGCCAATGCTGTCAACCTTCCAGCTTCAGCTCATCGGTAGCCAACATCCATTGCGCAGAGATGTCGAGGGGTATATTGCCGAGCGCTACAGACTAGCATTCAATGCCAATGTCACCGACTTCATGCCTTTGCTGCTTGCTGTTTTCAATAAACAGCACCAGCTTAAATCAGCGTGCGGCACCCGTGTCGCCAGTACCGAGCCTTTGTTTCTAGAGGAGTTCACCAACCCGAACATCATTGTCACCGTCAACGATAGC
It contains:
- a CDS encoding hypothetical protein (COG0454), giving the protein MIQQAKFRDISDIITLTGRAIRSCVDEPEHIQDELIASCADSILWWRTHPDSSLHYVYRIDGSVVGAILVKEYWNLSNLFVDPHYHHQGIARQLINAALEECRGRSPKQAILLNASRYAVNFYQKLGFVPNGPARDLPGGCFPYIFRFEPEKN
- a CDS encoding putative thermostable hemolysin (COG5002) encodes the protein MLSTFQLQLIGSQHPLRRDVEGYIAERYRLAFNANVTDFMPLLLAVFNKQHQLKSACGTRVASTEPLFLEEFTNPNIIVTVNDSGLPIPLDIRDKIFEKFFRAHTERGDGAGLGMSIVRDIASLHCGEICLLPASSGNGNTFQVTLPAVNSLTTPK